A region of the Geitlerinema sp. PCC 9228 genome:
GGAGCTTGGGAGCTTGGGAGATATAATTGGTTGTTTTCTCCGATGCCCCGATGCTCCGATGCCCCGATGCCCCGATGCCCCGATGCTCCGATGCCCCGATGCTCCGATGCTCCGATGCCCCGATGCTCCGATGCCCCGATGCTCCGATGCTCCGATGCTCCGACGCCCCGATACTACCATACGGAAACCCGACCGAACAGCAACATTTTTCCCGGAATCACGTCGGTTAATATAGAAACAAATAGAAAAATGCAGAGCCATGGGATTGGTTCTGAGAAAATTATATTGTTCGTTCTGCACTCACCAAAGTTATCATGTCTCATCCTTTCTCCATTCAATTCTATAAATCCCCAACCCGACGTCGTTGGTTGTTGCCGGTTTTATCGGTAGCCACGGCTAGTAGTTTGGTACTCGGTTCCACTGCTGAAGTACAAGCCTTTTCCTTGGGTGATTTGCTGCGCGGGGGCGTTCAAGTCATTCAAGGGATTCAACTTTCTAATATGTCCCCGGAAAAAGAAGTGGAACTGGGCAAAGATATCAATGAATATCTTATTGAAGAAGAAAATTTGGCTATCTCTGATAACGAGAGGCTAACTCGATACGTGAACAATATCGGGCAAAGACTAGCGAAAAAAAGCGATCGCTCCGATATCCCCTACACCTTCCAAGTAGTCGAAGACGATAGCGTGAACGCCTTTGCCACCATGGGTGGTTATGTCTACGTGCACACTGGCTTAATCCGCGAAGCCGACAACGAAGCCCAATTAGCTAGTGTCATCGCTCACGAAATCGGGCATATCGCCGAAAAACACGCTCTCAAACAAATGAGCAACGCTGCCATTCAACGGGGCATTATCACCGCCTCGGGGATTGACCACAGCACTGCCGTGCAGCTGGGTGCCGAATTTGCCCTACGTCGCCCCAGAAGCCGCGAACACGAATACGAAGCCGACCGTTTGGGTGTGGAAACCCTCGGTCGCGCTGGATATGCCCAGTGGGAAATGATTCAATTCTTTGAAAAACTAACCGGCGGGGCTTCTATCCCCGAATTCCTCAGCACCCATCCCGATACGGAAAAACGCATCGAACGGCTTAAAAGCATGCTCGACCCACAAACAGCGAAAAACGGCTATGGTACCAATCGCAATACCTATCAGTCCCGTTTAAATTCCCTTATGTAATGGTAGGATATAAAATTGGGGTATAGGAACATAGGGAAAACCAACCCTATCTCTTCCCCCTATTCCCCTTCTTCCTATCATTCCATCGCCATGCGCACCGTTTGCACTGCTACCTACTCACCAGATTGGTATCGCCAACAGATACAAACGCATCAATTGCAGCTGGTGGCTGCAACACCGCAAGCTGCCAAAACGGTGAGACTGCCCTACCAACCCTACTATACGTTGGAACGTCTCGCCCAAAAACGTTTGTCTCGCGTCGGAAAAGCGATCGCACCTCCTTTAATCGCCCATCAGGCGCTGTGTTTGGCTATCGAACAAGTATACAATTGCAGCGATATACCGGGAACTGCCCGGGCAATGATGCCCACCGTTAGAGACTTGCTGCGTTCCGGGGGTGACCTTCAACTTGATTCAGGGCAAGCTTTTGAAACCAACGCGGTGGATATGCCTTCCTGTGTGTCTTTGGTTCCCGCCTACCAACAACAGCTACATGCCAATGGTTGGGTAGACCAAGCGGAACAGTTTTGGCAGGCTTGTCAGCAGGAAAATCAAACTTTCCACGTCGGGGCGTTTGGCGAAACGCCCTTATTTATTTACGGATATTTTTATTTAACTCCCGACCAATTGGCGTTTGTCGATGCCATAGCCGGCGATGGTAGCATTTTGGTCTTGCCTAGCGGCGATGCAGATTGGTTTGCCGACAATCGAGATGCCTTGGCGCAGTTACAACAACAAGGTTGGCAAGTTGAAAGCGAACCCGCCACATCTGCTACACCTAACCTAGGCACTCGCTTGCAGGAAAAATTTTTAGGCAACAGTTCCCCACCGGCGGAAGTGCCTTGTTATGCCTATCCCCATCTAGAAGCTGAAGTTCGCGGCATTATGGGCAAAGTTAAAAGCCTGCTGCGTCGGGGGGTTTTGGCACGCGATATTGCGATTGTTGCCCGCAATGATGCTTTTTACGGAGATACCATCCTCGATATTGCTACAGAATACCAAGTTCCCGTGCGGGCGTTGTATGCTGTTCCTCTATCGGAAACTAGATTGGGGGCTTGGATGCAGGATTTGCTGCAAGCTATTGACCAGGATTTTCCCTTCGAACTGACGGCGAGGGTGTTGCGCCATCCCCTCGCCGGGCGTTTGTCGC
Encoded here:
- a CDS encoding M48 family metallopeptidase, translated to MSHPFSIQFYKSPTRRRWLLPVLSVATASSLVLGSTAEVQAFSLGDLLRGGVQVIQGIQLSNMSPEKEVELGKDINEYLIEEENLAISDNERLTRYVNNIGQRLAKKSDRSDIPYTFQVVEDDSVNAFATMGGYVYVHTGLIREADNEAQLASVIAHEIGHIAEKHALKQMSNAAIQRGIITASGIDHSTAVQLGAEFALRRPRSREHEYEADRLGVETLGRAGYAQWEMIQFFEKLTGGASIPEFLSTHPDTEKRIERLKSMLDPQTAKNGYGTNRNTYQSRLNSLM